CCGGCGCGGGCTCAGGACCACCGGAAAATCGACGCCGCTGGCTTCCTTTACCGCGCTCACGATTTCGCGCACGGAGTAGCCGTGTCCGTAGCCGCAATTGAAGACGCTCGAAGGATTGCCGGCCTCCAGATGACCAAGCGCCAGCACATGTGCCCCGGCCAGGTCGGCCACATGGATGTAGTCGCGGATGCAGGTCCCGTCCGGGGTGTCGTAGTCCGTGCCGAAGATGTGCAGGGCATCCCTGCGGCCCAGCGCGGCCTGGGAGGCGACCTTGATCAGGTGCGTGGCGTCGGGCGTGGACTGGCCGATGCGTCCCTCGGGGTCGGCCCCGGCCACGTTGAAGTAGCGCAGGATGACAAAGGAGAAGTTCGGGTGGGCTGCGGCCGTGTCCTCTATGACCCATTCGCTCATGAGCTTGGTGCGGCCGTAGGGGTTGATGGGCTTGGTGGGACTGTCCTCGGTCACGGCGGCGGTGTCCGGCATGCCGTAGACTGCCGCCGTGGAGGAAAAGATGAAGCGCGGGATGGCGTTCTTTACCGCAAGGCGGATCAGTTCCGTCGTATTGTTGGTGTTGTTCATGTAGTATTTGAGCGGGTTTTCCACCGACTCGGGCACCACGATGGAGCCTGCGAAATGCAGCACCGCCGAAAAGTTTTCCTCGGCCATGAGGCGATCCAGTTCGTGGGTCTGGGCCAGGTCGCCGACCACAAGCCGGGCCGGGGGCAGCACCGCCTCGGCTTTGCCCGTGGACAGATTGTCGTAAACCACGACCTCGTAACCGGCCTCAAGCAGGGCCAACGTCGTGTGGGAACCGATATACCCGGCACCGCCGGTGACTAGGATCTTGGACATGGAAATCTCCTTTCGAGCATTGACATTGCAGTCCCGCTCTTTACAGAAGTCCTTCGGGCTTGCAAAGGGACTGGGTTATCAAAGTGTCCAGTCCAATTCCGCAAGACCGGCACAAAAACCGCTTTCCAGGAGATACGCCGCCCATGACCACCGGATTCACTCGCGTTTCAACCACTTATGTTCAGGAAATTTCATCCCGGGCCGATATCTTCGTGCACGACAAGACAGGAGCGCGCATCCTGTCCGTGGTCAACGACGACGAAAACAAGGTCTTCGGCATCAGCTTTCGCACCCCGCCGTCGGATTCGACGGGGGTGGCGCACATCCTGGAGCATTCGGTGCTGTGCGGGTCGCACAAGTACCCGGTCAAGGAGCCCTTCGTGGACCTTCTCAAAGGTTCGCTGCAGACCTTCCTGAACGCCATGACCTATCCGGACAAGACCTGCTATCCCGTGGCCAGCCAGAACCTGAAGGATTTCTACAATCTGGTCGACGTGTATCTCGATGCGGTCTTCTTCCCGCGCATCACCCCCGAGATATTCGAGCAGGAGGGCTGGCATCTGGACCTGCCGGAAAAGGGCGGGGAGCTGTCCGTCAAGGGCGTTGTCTACAATGAAATGAAGGGCGTGTACTCTTCGCCGGATTCGCAGCTCGCCGAGCTTTCGCAGCAGTCCCTCTTCCCGGACACCACCTACGGCCTCGACTCCGGCGGCAACCCCGGCGCCATCACGGATCTGACCTACGAGGGCTTTCTGGAGTTTCACCGCACGCTCTATCATCCCTCCAACGCCTGGATCTTTTTTTATGGCGATGACGACCCGGACGCCAGACTCGAACTTTTGAGCGAATATCTGGATCAGTTTTCCGCCCTTCCTGTGGACTCGGCCATTGCGCGGCAGCAGGCCTTCGATGCTCCGCTTGAAGTGCGGCGCGGGTTCGAGGCCATGGGCGAGGATGAAGACGCCCTGGGCATGCTGACCATGAACTGGCTGCTGCCCGGCAAGGAAGACGCCGGGACCGTGCTGGCCTGCAAGATCCTGGACAGCCTCCTGACCGGCATGAACGCCTCGCCTTTGCGCAAGGCGCTCATCGAGTCGGGGCTCGGCGAGGACCTGACCGGAGCCGGCGTTGAACACGAGATGGCCCAGATGTACTATTCCGTGGGCATGAAGGGCGTGCTGCCGGAAAATTTTCAGGCCGTGCGCGAGCTCATCGTCAGTACTCTTGAAGACATCGTGGCTCACGGGTTCGAGGCCGACCTGATCGAGGCCGGAGTCAATTCCGCGGAATTCGATCTGCGCGAAAACAACACCGGCTCCTATCCGCGCGGCCTCATCGTCATGCTGCGCTCGCTGGGGTCCTGGCTGTACGATCTCGATCCTCTGGAGCTGGTGGCCTTCGAGGCGCCCATGGCCGCCCTGAAAGAACGCCTGGCCCGGGGCGAGAGGGTTTTCGAAGATCTCATCGAACGGCACATCCTGCGCAATCCCCATGCGAGCGTGGTCGTCCTCGAACCCGAGGAAGGACACGCGGCGCGGGTGGAGGACGAGGAGCAGGAGCTCATTGTCAAGCTGCGCAACGATCAGGCGGCGCTGTCCGACGACGAGCTGGTGCGGCGCACGGAGCAGCTGCGGCGCATGCAGGAGGCTCCTGATTCGCCCGAGGCCCTGGCCCTGCTGCCCAGCCTCTCGCGGGATGACATCGACCCTGCGGTGCGGGTCGTGCCCACGGAGGTGCGTGATTGGGAGGAAGCCACGGCGCTCATGCACGACCTGCCGACCAACAACATCTGCTACATGGATCTGGCTCTTGACCTCGGTGCGGTGCCCGATCGCCTCATTCCCCTGGTCCCGCTCTTTGGCCGCGCCCTGACCGAGATGGGGACCGCGAAGGAGGACTACGTGTCTTTCTCCAAGCGCATCAACAGCAAGACCGGCGGCGTCTACGCCAGGAGCCTGCTGTCCCAGCGCGAGGACGGCCCCGCCCCCGTGGCCCGGCTGGTGGTGCGGGCCAAGGCGGTGGGCGAGCGGGTCGGTGACATGATCGACATCGTGCGCGACGCCCTGACCCTGGCCCGTTTCGACGACCGCGAGCGCTTCCGGCAGATGGTGCTGGAGGAGAAGGCGGGCCTTGAGCACGCTCTGGTACCCTCCGGCCATCATTTCGTAGGCCTGCGCCTGCGTTCGCGCTTCAATCCGGCGGACAGCCTGCAG
The window above is part of the Deltaproteobacteria bacterium HGW-Deltaproteobacteria-18 genome. Proteins encoded here:
- the galE gene encoding UDP-glucose 4-epimerase GalE produces the protein MSKILVTGGAGYIGSHTTLALLEAGYEVVVYDNLSTGKAEAVLPPARLVVGDLAQTHELDRLMAEENFSAVLHFAGSIVVPESVENPLKYYMNNTNNTTELIRLAVKNAIPRFIFSSTAAVYGMPDTAAVTEDSPTKPINPYGRTKLMSEWVIEDTAAAHPNFSFVILRYFNVAGADPEGRIGQSTPDATHLIKVASQAALGRRDALHIFGTDYDTPDGTCIRDYIHVADLAGAHVLALGHLEAGNPSSVFNCGYGHGYSVREIVSAVKEASGVDFPVVLSPRRAGDPPALISDPARIRATMNWQPAHDDILAIALSAYRWEMGL
- a CDS encoding peptidase M16, which gives rise to MTTGFTRVSTTYVQEISSRADIFVHDKTGARILSVVNDDENKVFGISFRTPPSDSTGVAHILEHSVLCGSHKYPVKEPFVDLLKGSLQTFLNAMTYPDKTCYPVASQNLKDFYNLVDVYLDAVFFPRITPEIFEQEGWHLDLPEKGGELSVKGVVYNEMKGVYSSPDSQLAELSQQSLFPDTTYGLDSGGNPGAITDLTYEGFLEFHRTLYHPSNAWIFFYGDDDPDARLELLSEYLDQFSALPVDSAIARQQAFDAPLEVRRGFEAMGEDEDALGMLTMNWLLPGKEDAGTVLACKILDSLLTGMNASPLRKALIESGLGEDLTGAGVEHEMAQMYYSVGMKGVLPENFQAVRELIVSTLEDIVAHGFEADLIEAGVNSAEFDLRENNTGSYPRGLIVMLRSLGSWLYDLDPLELVAFEAPMAALKERLARGERVFEDLIERHILRNPHASVVVLEPEEGHAARVEDEEQELIVKLRNDQAALSDDELVRRTEQLRRMQEAPDSPEALALLPSLSRDDIDPAVRVVPTEVRDWEEATALMHDLPTNNICYMDLALDLGAVPDRLIPLVPLFGRALTEMGTAKEDYVSFSKRINSKTGGVYARSLLSQREDGPAPVARLVVRAKAVGERVGDMIDIVRDALTLARFDDRERFRQMVLEEKAGLEHALVPSGHHFVGLRLRSRFNPADSLQERMGGLENLFFLRELAERMDTDFGGVLSDLEELRRALVRKDGAVLNLTMDESMLAAHGERFREFVAGLPGGTLADAVWQRPDADGHEGLIIPAQVNYVGKICDLHRAGYSFHGSSLVAVKYLRTTWLWEQVRVLGGAYGGFCNFGRLSGLMSFGSYRDPNVTSTLAAFDGCGKFLETVNLDRGELLKAIIGTSGDLDPYQLPDSKGFTALSQHLAGVTTETRQRIRDEVLATDERHFRDFGALLREVAQAGLICVLGGEDSLTKAASQGLELKRKIRLL